One genomic segment of Arachis duranensis cultivar V14167 chromosome 4, aradu.V14167.gnm2.J7QH, whole genome shotgun sequence includes these proteins:
- the LOC107482601 gene encoding protein DMP3: protein MSTSAVRQRPTSTSKQPSQKEEATTASASAPSASRWAVSQTLTSTANLANLLPTGTLLAFQLLTPLFTNNGVCDSVTRLLTLLLLLLLGLSCFLACFTDSVKASDGKVYHGLATPTGLWVFDYPDGSGTGLPKDLRSYKIRPIDWVHSVLSVLVFSAVALRDKNVVSCFYPRPQHETQEVLDIVPVAIGLLCSLLFVVFPTTRHGIGYPLTPSTSSTS, encoded by the coding sequence ATGTCAACAAGCGCAGTTAGACAAAGGCCTACAAGTACAAGCAAGCAACCGTCGCAGAAGGAAGAAGCCACCACAGCATCAGCATCAGCTCCATCGGCATCGCGGTGGGCAGTGTCGCAAACTCTGACAAGCACAGCCAACTTGGCGAACCTACTGCCAACGGGAACCCTGCTGGCATTCCAGCTGCTGACGCCACTCTTCACCAACAACGGCGTCTGCGACTCCGTCACTCGCCTCCTCACCCTACTCCTCCTCCTCCTGCTGGGCCTCTCCTGCTTCCTGGCCTGCTTCACTGACTCCGTTAAGGCCTCAGACGGAAAGGTGTACCACGGGCTCGCAACCCCTACGGGCCTGTGGGTGTTTGACTACCCTGATGGGTCTGGAACGGGCCTGCCGAAGGACTTAAGGTCGTACAAGATAAGGCCCATTGACTGGGTGCATTCAGTGTTGTCAGTGCTGGTTTTCTCCGCCGTGGCCTTGAGAGACAAAAACGTGGTGAGCTGCTTCTACCCTCGGCCCCAGCATGAGACTCAGGAGGTTCTTGACATTGTCCCCGTTGCCATCGGCCTCCTCTGCAGCCTCCTCTTTGTGGTCTTCCCTACCACTCGCCATGGCATTGGCTACCCTCTTACCCCCTCAACCTCCTCCACCTCCTGA
- the LOC107482741 gene encoding leucine-rich repeat receptor-like serine/threonine-protein kinase BAM3, protein MSTLAFTTLVVSVLFSLLSCSASSSTLLSDFHALVSLKQGFQFPNPALNNWNTSNPVTVCSWTGIQCHRGRVVTVDLTDFNLFGSVSPSLSQLDSLIHLSLSGNNFTGAIDVSNMSSLKFLNISSNQFSGHLHWNYSTLHSLQVLDAYDNNFTSLLPVGLLSLKKLTYLDLGGNYLYGEIPPSYGSLTGLEYLSLAGNDLRGRIPAELGNLTKLREIYLGYYNSFVGGIPVQFGKLTSLVHMDLSSCDLDGSIPRELGKLNQLDTLYLHINQLSGSIPTELSNLTALVNLDLSSNALSGEIPAEFANLSRLKLFNLFLNRLHGSIPDYIADFPELETLGLWMNNFTGEIPYGLGLNGKLQVLDLSSNKLTGVIPPHLCSSKQLRILILLDNFLFGPIPDGFGTCYSLTRVRLGENYLNGTIPNGFLYLPKLNLAELQNNYLTGTLTENSNSSSQPLNLAQLDLSNNALSGPLPNSLSNFSSVQILLLSGNQFSGPIPPSIAGLRQVLKLDLSRNWLSGEIPPEIGHCDHLTYLDMSQNNLSGSIPPLIANIRILNYLNLSRNHLNQSIPKSIGTMKSLTIADFSFNELSGKLPESGQFSFFNASSFAGNPQLCGSLLNNPCNLSRMTSQQGKRSPDFKLIFALGLLICSLVFAVAAIIKAKSFKKNGAGSWKMTAFQKLEFRVSDILECVKDGNVIGKGGAGIVYHGKMPNGVEVAVKKLLGIGASSHDHGFRAEIQTLGNIRHRNIVRLLAFCSNKETNLLVYEYMRNGSLGEALHGKKGAFLNWNLRYKIAIDSAKGLCYLHHDCSPLIVHRDVKSNNILLNSNFEAHVADFGLAKFLVDGGASEYMSSIAGSYGYIAPEYAYTLRVDEKSDVYSFGVVVLELLTGRKPVGAEFGEGVDLVQWCKKATNGRKEEVMNIIDQRLSVVPKEEAMHLFFISMLCLEENSVERPTMREVVQMLSEFPRSSFSPHLHQSSSSQLPPKHKPPTSNNKHLLL, encoded by the exons ATGTCCACCTTGGCCTTCACAACCCTCGTTGTTTCGGTTCTCTTTTCTCTCCTCTCTtgctctgcttcttcttcaaccctGCTCAGTGATTTCCATGCACTTGTTTCACTCAAACAAGGATTTCAATTCCCAAACCCAGCTCTCAATAACTGGAACACTTCCAATCCGGTCACCGTTTGTTCATGGACCGGAATTCAATGCCACCGGGGGAGAGTGGTTACCGTCGACTTAACAGATTTCAACCTCTTCGGCTCTGTTTCTCCTTCACTCTCTCAACTGGACAGCCTCATCCACCTATCCCTTTCCGGCAACAACTTCACCGGCGCCATTGACGTCAGCAACATGAGCAGCCTCAAGTTCCTCAACATCTCGAGCAACCAGTTCAGCGGCCACCTCCATTGGAACTACTCCACCCTCCATAGCCTCCAAGTTCTGGACGCCTACGACAACAACTTCACCTCCTTGCTTCCCGTGGGGCTTCTGAGTCTCAAGAAGCTGACATACTTGGATCTTGGCGGCAACTACTTGTACGGCGAAATCCCGCCTAGCTACGGCAGCCTGACGGGGCTAGAGTACCTTTCTCTGGCGGGAAACGACCTTCGGGGAAGAATCCCGGCGGAGTTAGGGAACCTAACGAAGCTGAGGGAGATATACTTAGGCTACTACAATTCCTTTGTAGGCGGCATTCCGGTGCAGTTTGGAAAACTGACGAGTTTGGTGCATATGGATCTCTCAAGTTGTGACTTGGACGGTTCAATTCCAAGAGAGTTAGGGAAGTTGAACCAACTTGACACTCTTTACCTCCACATTAACCAGCTCTCCGGTTCAATCCCGACGGAACTGTCAAACTTAACGGCTCTCGTGAATCTGGACCTCTCCAGCAATGCACTCAGCGGGGAGATTCCGGCGGAGTTCGCCAACCTCAGCCGACTCAAGCTCTTCAACCTCTTCTTGAACAGGCTTCACGGCTCCATACCGGACTACATTGCGGACTTCCCGGAGCTGGAAACGCTTGGCCTCTGGATGAACAACTTCACCGGCGAGATACCGTACGGCCTCGGCCTGAACGGGAAGCTACAGGTGCTTGACTTGTCGTCCAACAAACTCACCGGTGTGATTCCTCCTCACCTTTGTTCCTCTAAGCAGCTAAGAATCCTGATTCTCCTCGACAATTTTCTCTTTGGACCCATCCCCGACGGTTTCGGAACGTGTTATAGTCTCACCAGAGTGAGGTTAGGAGAGAATTACCTCAACGGAACCATCCCTAACGGCTTTCTTTACCTTCCTAAGCTAAACTTAGCCGAGTTACAGAACAACTACCTCACCGGAACCTTGACGGAGAATTCCAATAGCTCCTCTCAGCCTCTTAATTTAGCCCAGCTTGATTTGTCAAACAATGCATTGTCCGGTCCACTACCCAATTCGCTTTCCAACTTCTCCTCTGTTCAGATCCTTTTGCTCAGCGGCAACCAATTCTCCGGTCCAATTCCGCCTTCCATTGCAGGACTCCGACAGGTACTCAAGCTTGATCTAAGCAGGAATTGGTTGTCCGGGGAAATTCCGCCGGAGATTGGGCACTGCGACCACCTTACCTACCTTGACATGAGCCAGAACAATCTCTCTGGCTCTATTCCTCCTCTCATAGCCAATATCCGCATTTTGAATTACCTCAACTTGTCAAGAAACCATTTGAACCAAAGCATCCCCAAATCAATAGGCACCATGAAGAGTCTCACCATTGCAGACTTCTCCTTCAATGAATTATCCGGTAAGTTACCGGAGTCAGGACAGTTTTCGTTCTTCAATGCTTCGTCTTTCGCAGGGAACCCTCAACTGTGCGGGTCTCTGCTCAACAACCCCTGCAACTTGAGCAGAATGACATCCCAGCAGGGAAAACGCTCTCCGgatttcaaattaatatttgCGCTGGGGCTGTTGATCTGCTCCCTGGTGTTTGCAGTTGCAGCCATCATAAAGGCGAAGTCGTTCAAGAAGAATGGAGCCGGTTCGTGGAAGATGACGGCATTCCAGAAGCTGGAATTCAGGGTGTCGGACATTCTAGAATGCGTGAAAGACGGGAACGTGATCGGAAAAGGAGGTGCCGGGATTGTTTACCACGGGAAGATGCCGAACGGAGTAGAGGTGGCAGTTAAGAAGCTACTGGGAATCGGTGCGAGCAGCCATGATCACGGGTTCCGAGCAGAGATTCAAACACTGGGGAACATAAGGCATAGAAACATAGTGAGGCTACTGGCGTTCTGCTCCAACAAGGAGACGAACCTGCTTGTGTACGAGTACATGAGGAATGGAAGCTTAGGAGAGGCGTTGCATGGGAAGAAGGGTGCGTTCTTGAATTGGAACTTGAGGTACAAAATCGCCATTGATTCTGCTAAGGGACTCTGTTACCTTCACCATGATTGTTCACCCTTGATTGTCCACCGTGACGTCAAGTCCAACAACATTTTATTGAATTCCAATTTCGAAGCCCACGTGGCGGATTTCGGTCTCGCTAAGTTCTTGGTGGACGGCGGCGCCTCCGAGTACATGTCTTCTATTGCCGGCTCCTACGGCTACATTGCACCCG AATATGCATACACACTGAGGGTAGACGAAAAGAGTGACGTGTACAGTTTTGGAGTAGTGGTGTTAGAGCTTCTAACCGGAAGGAAACCGGTGGGGGCAGAGTTCGGTGAAGGAGTGGATCTTGTGCAATGGTGCAAGAAAGCAACGAATGGACGGAAAGAAGAGGTTATGAACATAATTGATCAGAGGCTGAGCGTGGtccctaaagaagaagctatgcACCTTTTCTTCATTTCCATGCTCTGCTTAGAAGAGAACAGTGTGGAGAGACCAACCATGAGGGAAGTCGTTCAAATGCTTTCTGAGTTCCCTCGCTCTTCCTTCTCTCCTCACTTACACCAATCTTCTTCCTCTCAATTACCTCCCAAACACAAACCTCCTACTTCTAATAATAAACATCTTTTGCTTTAA
- the LOC107482740 gene encoding uncharacterized protein LOC107482740, producing the protein MSRSNLNSEKTKGWNIYTASAAAPSSYRGVDEEAAAAAAPWKGFGTSSMSAISFGFVATAILISMFVIMAIFEHLFKPSPTPHSHSTAATTPPCKQGTNPQTVEASLSVLMPGQQYPTYIAQPAPLPSCPREQAYWPSHDHNFLFC; encoded by the exons ATGTCTAGGAGCAATTTAAACAGTGAAAAAACAAAGGGATGGAACATATACACAGCATCTGCAGCAGCTCCATCATCATATAGGGGAGTTGAtgaagaagcagcagcagcagcagctccATGGAAGGGCTTTGGGACATCCTCCATGAGTGCTATTTCTTTCGGCTTCGTTGCAACCGCCATTTTGATATCAATGTTTGTAATAATGGCTATATTTGAACACTTGTTCAAACCCTCTCCAACCCCACATTCTCATTCTACGGCCGCAACCACCCCGCCTTGCAAACAGGGAACAAATCCTCAAACT GTTGAAGCATCTTTGTCAGTGTTGATGCCAGGGCAACAATATCCAACTTACATAGCTCAGCCTGCTCCTCTGCCTTCTTGTCCAAGAGAACAGGCTTATTGGCCTTCTCATGATCataattttctattttgttag
- the LOC107482738 gene encoding MACPF domain-containing protein At4g24290, which translates to MALKVPANKAAEIAIGSIGRGYDISTDLRLKYCKGDSINSRLIEIDELDVREVVLPGGVSIPNVSTSIKCDKGERTRFRSDVLSFQQMSEQFNRELSLTGKIPSGLFNAMFEFSGSWQKDAAHTKTLAFDGVLITLYTVALEKSQLVLCDHVKKAVPPSWDPPELARFIETFGTHIVVGMKMGGKDVIYLKQQHSSALQPADVQKRLKEMADRRFMDATGQYTIASDQVFPNEKFGIREQRLTFANVSPSSSYSHKEDIIFTCKRRGGSDYRSLPHNEWLQTVQLEPDVISMSFIPITSLLNGVPGSGFLSHAINLYLRYKPPIEELHQFLEFQLPRQWAPVFSELPLGPQRKQRSFSSLQFSFMGPKLYVNTSQVDVGNRPVTGLRLYLEGKKSNRLAIHLQHLTSLPKVFQLEDDPNGNFRRESYDKRFYEKVQWKNFSHVCTSPVEPEDEVSIVTGAQLQVENYGIKNILFLRLRFATVQGVKEVKHPEWDGSPGLGAKSGLISTLISQHFTATFQKPPPRPADVNINSAVYPGGPPVPVQAPKLLKFVDTTEMTRGPQETPGYWVVSGARLAVEKGRISLRVRYSLLTISLPDEEMLDDQ; encoded by the exons ATGGCACTTAAAGTTCCAGCTAATAAAGCTGCTGAGATTGCAATTGGGTCCATTGGCCGTGGTTATGATATATCTACTGATCTAAGGCTCAAGTATTGCAAAGGAGATTCCATAAATTCACGTTTAATTGAGATCGATGAACTTGATGTGAGAGAGGTGGTTTTACCGGGTGGAGTTTCAATTCCAAATGTTTCCACATCTATAAAATGTGATAAAGGGGAACGCACTAGATTCAGGTCTGATGTTCTGTCTTTTCAACAG ATGTCAGAGCAGTTCAATCGGGAATTATCTTTGACTGGTAAAATTCCGTCAGGCCTTTTCAATGCTATGTTTGAATTTTCTGGGAGTTGGCAGAAAGATGCAGCCCATACCAAAACCCTTGCTTTTGACGGGGTGTTAATCACACTTTAcactgttgcattagagaagtCTCAGTTAGTACTCTGTGATCATGTTAAAAAGGCTGTACCACCATCTTGGGACCCACCTGAATTAGCAAG ATTTATTGAGACCTTTGGTACCCATATTGTTGTTGGAATGAAAATGGGAGGAAAGGATGTAATATATTTGAAGCAGCAGCACTCATCAGCTCTCCAACCTGCTGATGTTCAAAAAAGACTGAAAGAGATGGCAGATAGGAGATTTATGGATGCTACTGGCCAATATACAATTGCTTCAGATCAAGTTTTCCCAAATGAAAAG TTTGGAATCCGGGAACAGAGGCTAACATTCGCTAATGTGAGTCCATCAAGTTCTTATTCGCATAAGGAG GACATAATATTCACTTGCAAGAGGAGGGGTGGAAGTGATTACAGAAGCCTACCCCACAATGAGTGGTTGCAGACTGTTCAGTTAGAGCCTGATGTTATCTCAATGTCCTTCATTCCAATCACATCTCTCTTGAATGGAGTTCCAGGGAGCGGATTCTTGAGCCATGCCATAAATCTTTATTTAAGAT ATAAACCACCAATTGAAGAGCTTCACCAGTTCTTGGAATTCCAGTTGCCAAGGCAGTGGGCTCCTGTATTCAGCGAACTTCCTCTTGGTCCACAACGTAAACAACGGAGTTTTTCCTCTTTACAGTTTAGCTTCATGGGGCCAAAGCTATATGTGAACACATCACAG GTTGACGTAGGTAACAGACCAGTGACTGGTCTTCGTCTTTATCTTGAAGGTAAAAAGAGTAATCGTCTGGCAATCCATTTACAACACCTTACATCTCTTCCAAAAGTCTTCCAGCTTGAAGATGATCCAAATGGCAACTTTCGGCGTGAGTCCTATGATAAGAGATTCTATGAGAAAGTTCAGTGGAAGAATTTCTCTCATGTGTGCACTTCTCCTGTGGAACCAGAGGATGAAGTTTCCATAGTAACCGGAGCACAACTCCAAGTTGAGAATTATGGCATAAAAAATATACTCTTTCTGAGACTTCGATTCGCAACCGTGCAAGGAGTTAAAGAAGTAAAGCATCCCGAGTGGGATGGATCTCCTGGACTGGGAGCCAAGTCTGGACTGATATCTACTCTCATTAGTCAGCATTTCACAGCAACATTTCAGAAGCCACCTCCACGACCCGCAGATGTTAACATAAATTCTGCTGTCTATCCAGGTGGTCCTCCTGTTCCTGTTCAAGCTCCCAAGCTTCTCAAATTTGTCGACACAACCGAGATGACCAGAGGGCCACAGGAAACTCCAGGCTATTGGGTTGTGTCTGGAGCTAGACTTGCTGTTGAGAAGGGCAGGATCTCTCTGAGAGTTAGGTATTCTTTGTTAACTATATCGCTACCGGATGAAGAAATGTTGGATGATCAGTAG
- the LOC107482737 gene encoding uncharacterized protein LOC107482737 has translation MAGEGGDVSVANGADETANPESAASSPKSKVKFMCSHGGKVLPRPSDGLLKYVGGETRVVSVPRNVTFHELMKKLHGMIEGGESMVLKYQLVPEDLDTLVSVRNDEDLKHMIDEHDRHEVGGAPMLRTFMCPSKPLLVVDKDNQGTSGTEPYPLEQRYIDAINGFQRISPRSRPSPIRAAFNAPSACSSPKSNSPDGHTTDLVHESPPFHGHILGLGLGRRSTMHRVHSSPSISSLSNIHSLAVQQHEHHNHYHNHSPSHQSQNQGQSQGQGQNQGHHPPAHLPASYQRTATQDQLVGMGRPPPLLALRRSDMGSRSANSSSSTFNYYYPPTNNNNCRPPKGYGYYDESPAYGGGMGERVGSVPQSPRNSIWE, from the exons ATGGCGGGAGAAGGAGGCGATGTTAGCGTTGCCAACGGCGCTGATGAAACAGCAAACCCGGAATCCGCAGCCTCCTCTCCAAAGAGCAAGGTCAAGTTCATGTGCAGCCATGGTGGCAAGGTTCTTCCCCGTCCCTCCGATGGCCTCCTCAAGTACGTCGGCGGCGAGACTCGCGTCGTTTCTGTCCCTAGGAACGTCACTTTCCACG aGTTGATGAAGAAGCTGCATGGAATGATCGAAGGAGGAGAAAGCATGGTGCTAAAGTATCAGCTGGTGCCGGAAGATCTGGACACACTGGTATCGGTGAGGAACGACGAGGATCTAAAGCATATGATTGACGAGCATGACCGTCACGAAGTTGGAGGAGCTCCCATGCTGCGGACATTCATGTGCCCGTCGAAGCCGCTTTTGGTGGTGGACAAAGATAACCAAGGAACATCAGGGACTGAGCCCTACCCCTTGGAGCAGCGCTACATTGATGCCATTAACGGCTTCCAGCGCATAAGCCCAAGGTCAAGGCCTAGTCCAATTAGGGCTGCATTCAACGCCCCCTCTGCCTGTTCATCCCCCAAATCCAACTCCCCAGACGGTCACACCACGGATCTGGTCCACGAATCGCCGCCCTTCCACGGCCACATTCTCGGTCTCGGTCTAGGCCGCCGTAGCACCATGCATAGAGTGCACAGCTCTCCCAGCATTTCTAGCCTAAGCAACATTCACAGCCTTGCCGTTCAACAGCATGAACACCATAACCATTATCACAATCATTCCCCGAGCCACCAGAGTCAGAACCAGGGCCAGAGCCAGGGTCAGGGCCAGAACCAAGGCCACCATCCTCCTGCTCATCTGCCTGCTTCTTATCAAAGAACCGCGACACAAGATCAATTAGTTGGGATGGGAAGGCCGCCGCCGCTTTTGGCGCTGAGGAGGTCGGATATGGGTAGCAGGAGTGcaaatagtagtagtagtactttcaactattattatccgcctactaataataataattgcagACCCCCAAAAGGGTACGGATACTACGATGAATCTCCAGCATACGGTGGTGGCATGGGTGAAAGAGTTGGTAGTGTGCCTCAGAGTCCTAGAAACTCTATATGGGAATAA
- the LOC107482574 gene encoding LOW QUALITY PROTEIN: stromal 70 kDa heat shock-related protein, chloroplastic-like (The sequence of the model RefSeq protein was modified relative to this genomic sequence to represent the inferred CDS: substituted 1 base at 1 genomic stop codon; added 8 bases not found in genome assembly): MASSSAQIHGLGTPSFAGSASLKKQNSHRTVFLGQRLSSPSFPRSAFLKLRSTAARRGYNVGPLRVVNEKVVGIDLGTTNSAVAAMEGGKPTIITNAEGQRTTPSVVAYTKTGDRLVGQIAKRQAVVNPENTFFSVKRFIGRKMSEVDEESKQVSYKVIRDENGNGSCSVSDFGAFFGCXVLRKLVDDASKFLNDKVTKAVVTVPAYFNDSQRTATKDAGRIAGLEVLRIINEPTAASLAYGFEKKNNETILVFDLGGGTFDVSVLEVGDGVFEVLSTSGDTHLGGDDFDKRIVDWLAGNFKRDEGIDLLKDKQALQRLTETAEKAKMELSSLTQTNISLPFITATADGPKHIETTLTRAKFEELCSDLLDRLKTPVENSLRDAKLNIKDIDEVILVGGSTRIPAVQELVKKMTGKDPNVTVNPDEVVALGAAVQAGVLAGDVSDIVLLDVTPLSLGLETLGGVMTKIIPRNTTLPTSKSEVFSTAADGQTSVEINVLQGEREFVRDNKSLGSFRLDGIPPAPRGVPQIEVKFDIDANGILSVTAIDKGTGKKQDITITGASTLPNDEVDRMVKEAEKFAKEDKEKRDAIDTKNQADSVVYQTEKQLKELGDKVPGPVKEKVEAKLGELKDAISGGSTQAIKDAMAALNQEVMQLGQSLYNQPGAAGAGPAAPESGGPTESSGKGTDGDVIDADFTDSK, encoded by the exons ATGGCTTCTTCAAGCGCCCAGATACACGGTCTCGGAACTCCATCCTTCGCCGGCAGTGCCTCCCTCAAGAAGCAAAATAGTCACCGGACGGTGTTCCTCGGCCAGAGGCTCAGCTCCCCATCGTTCCCGCGCTCCGCGTTCCTCAAGCTCAGGAGCACCGCCGCTCGCAGAGGTTACAACGTTGGTCCTCTCAGAGTCGTCAATGAGAAGGTCGTCGGCATCGATTTGGGAACCACCAACTCCGCCGTGGCTGCCATGGAAGGAGGCAAGCCCACCATCATCACTAACGCCGAGGGTCAGAGGACTACCCCTTCCGTCGTTGCCTACACCAAGACCGGCGACAGGCTGGTTGGCCAGATTGCGAAGCGGCAGGCGGTGGTGAACCCGGAGAACACCTTCTTCTCCGTTAAGAGGTTTATCGGAAGGAAGATGTCGGAGGTGGACGAGGAGTCCAAGCAGGTCTCCTACAAAGTCATTAGGGATGAGAACGGCAAT GGTTCATGTTCCGTGAGTGATTTTGGGGCATTTTTTGGGTGTTAGGTTTTGAGGAAGCTTGTGGATGATGCTTCAAAGTTTTTGAATGACAAAGTAACAAAGGCCGTGGTCACTGTGCCTGCTTACTTCAACGATTCTCAAAGGACTGCTACAAAGGATGCTGGTCGGATTGCTGGTTTGGAAGTTCTTCGTATCATAAATGAACCAACTGCTGCCTCCCTTGCCTAtggatttgaaaagaagaataatgaaacaATCCTTGTGTTTGACCTTGGCGGTGGTACTTTTGATGTCTCGG TGCTTGAGGTTGGTGATGGAGTGTTTGAAGTGTTGTCTACTTCTGGAGATACACACTTGGGTGGTGATGACTTTGATAAG AGAATTGTCGATTGGCTGGCTGGAAACTTCAAGAGGGATGAAGGTATTGATCTTTTGAAAGATAAACAAGCTCTTCAGCGCCTTACCGAGACAGCTGAAAAAGCAAAAATGGAGCTCTCGTCATTGACCCAAACAAACATCAG TTTGCCGTTCATAACCGCTACAGCAGATGGCCCCAAGCATATTGAGACCACCCTTACAAGGGCTAAATTTGAAGAATTATGTTCAGATCTTCTTGATAG GCTAAAGACCCCAGTTGAAAATTCATTGAGAGATGCAAAGCTCAATATTAAGGATATTGATGAGGTGATTCTTGTGGGTGGATCAACACGTATCCCTGCTGTCCAGGAGCTTGTAAAGAAGATGACTGGGAAGGACCCAAATGTCACTGTCAATCCAGATGAAGTGGTTGCCCTTGGTGCTGCAGTTCAG GCTGGTGTCTTGGCTGGTGATGTCAGTGACATTGTTTTGTTGGATGTTACACCATTGTCTTTGGGTCTAGAAACTCTTGGTGGTGTAATGACAAAGATTATCCCAAGAAACACTACTCTTCCCACCTCGAAATCAGAGGTCTTCTCAACAGCTGCTGATGGACAGACCAGTGTAGAGATCAATGTGCTTCAGGGCGAGAGAGAATTTGTCAGGGACAATAAATCTCTTGGTAGCTTCCGTTTGGATGGTATCCCTCCTGCACCTCGTGGGGTTCCTCAGATTGAAGTCAAATTCGACATTGATGCCAATGGTATTCTCTCAGTCACTGCGATAGATAAGGGCACAGGCAAGAAACAAGATATTACAATTACTGGTGCTAGCACCTTGCCTAATGATGAG GTAGATAGGATGGTAAAGGAAGCGGAGAAATTTGCAAAGGAGGACAAAGAGAAGAGAGATGCTATTGACACCAAGAACCAGGCGGATTCAGTTGTGTACCAGACTGAGAAGCAGTTGAAAGAGCTTGGAGACAAGGTTCCTGGCCCCGTGAAGGAGAAGGTTGAAGCAAAATTGGGAGAGCTTAAAGATGCAATTTCAGGTGGTTCAACCCAAGCCATTAAGGATGCCATGGCTGCTCTCAACCAGGAAGTTATGCAACTTGGCCAGTCCCTATACAACCAGCCAGGAGCTGCAGGCGCAGGTCCTGCTGCGCCTGAATCTGGTGGCCCTACAGAATCATCGGGCAAGGGAACAGATGGAGATGTGATCGATGCTGATTTTACAGACT
- the LOC107482736 gene encoding shaggy-related protein kinase kappa: MASASLGNGGVGSSRSVNGFRGSSSSVDWLGREMLEMRLRDKADHEEDRDSEPDIIDGVGAETGHVIRTSIGGRNGQSRQNISYIAEHVVGTGSFGVVFQAKCRETGEIVAIKKVLQDKRYKNRELQIMQMLDHPNIVALRHCFYSTTDKEEVYLNLVLEYVPETVNRIARNYSRMNQRMPLVYVKLYTYQICRALAYIHNCIGICHRDIKPQNLLVNPHTHQLKLCDFGSAKVLVKGEPNVSYICSRYYRAPELIFGATEYTTAIDIWSTGCVMAELLLGQPLFPGESGVDQLVEIIKVLGTPTREEIKCMNPNYTEFKFPQIKPHPWHKVFQKRLPPEAVDLVCRFFQYSPNLRCTALEACIHPFFDELRDPNTRLPNGRPLPPLFNFKPQELSGIPPDVISRLIPEHARKQNLFMALHN; encoded by the exons ATGGCGTCGGCAAGCCTTGGAAATGGTGGTGTTGGCAGTTCCAGGTCTGTTAATGGCTTCAGGGGTTCTTCTAGTTCAGTTGATTGGCTCGGGAGAGAGATGCTTGAGATGAGATTGAGGGACAAAGCTGACCATGAAGAAGACAGA GATAGTGAGCCGGACATCATTGATGGTGTGGGTGCTGAAACTGGACATGTGATTAGAACCAGCATTGGTGGCCGAAATGGTCAATCTAGGCAG AATATTAGCTATATTGCGGAACACGTTGTCGGCACAGGCTCTTTCGGTGTTGTTTTTCAA GCAAAATGTAGAGAAACTGGAGAGATTGTAGCCATCAAGAAGGTTCTCCAGGATAAGCGCTACAAGAATAGAGAACTACAGATAATGCAGATGCTGGACCATCCAAATATTGTGGCCCTTAGGCATTGTTTCTATTCAACGACTGACAAAGAAGAAGTTTACTTGAATCTTGTACTTGAATATGTTCCTGAAACTGTGAATCGTATTGCAAGGAACTATAGCCGAATGAATCAGCGAATGCCTTTAGTATATGTAAAGCTTTATACCTATCAG ATTTGCAGGGCCCTTGCTTATATACATAATTGCATTGGTATATGTCACCGTGACATCAAACCTCAGAACTTGCTT GTGAACCCACACACTCATCAGCTGAAACTATGTGATTTTGGAAGTGCTAAAGTGTTG GTGAAAGGAGAACCTAATGTTTCTTACATCTGTTCAAGATACTATCGTGCTCCAGAACTTATCTTTGGTGCCACTGAATATACAACCGCGATAGATATATGGTCAACTGGTTGTGTAATGGCTGAATTACTTCTTGGACAG CCTTTGTTTCCTGGAGAGAGTGGAGTCGATCAACTTGTTGAAATCATCAAG GTTTTGGGAACTCCAACAAGGGAGGAGATAAAATGCATGAACCCAAATTATACTGAATTTAAGTTTCCACAGATAAAACCTCATCCATGGCACAAG GTCTTTCAAAAACGTTTACCCCCAGAAGCAGTAGACCTTGTCTGTAGATTTTTTCAGTACTCTCCCAATCTGCGATGCACTGCC TTGGAAGCTTGCATTCATCCCTTCTTCGATGAGTTGAGGGACCCTAACACCCGGCTTCCTAATGGTCGCCCACTGCCACCTCTGTTTAATTTTAAGCCTCAGG AACTTTCAGGGATACCACCTGATGTCATCAGTCGGCTTATTCCAGAGCATGCTCGTAAGCAGAACTTGTTCATGGCATTGCATAACTAG